The following proteins are co-located in the Corynebacterium aquilae DSM 44791 genome:
- a CDS encoding alpha-keto acid decarboxylase family protein, with translation MSETYTVADYLFDRVAEAGASEVFGVPGDFNLPFLDNVLAHPKLDWVGNNNELNAGYCADGYARLRGFAAMVTTFGVGELSAINATAGSYAEYAPVLHIVGAPARATQASGLKVHHTLGDGKFTHFYDMARPVTCAQAWLTPANAASEIDRVIRTILVERRPGYLLLSPDVARAPIYRPDTTLTADMDSVTSSAALTAFEQAATEFLAGTTATVLADLLVHRLGAQKTLTDFLATSKLPYATLAWGKTLVNESSPNFAGVYAGRASSERAREAVEDCERLITCGVEFTDNTTAGFSMKLDADRIIQIDASQATVGGRPFAPIHIKDAIAAVSRAADKAGVTAHQLQPVVKEQQTPIDEDSQLKQDDLWEIFSEWLPSDSIVVADQGTSFFGMADRNMPDGSMFIGQPLWGSIGYTLPAALGAGIADRNRRSVLLIGDGSAQLSVQEISVMLREKINPLLIIINNSGYTVERAIHGPNQEYNDIATYDWQKVPAALGGNDNNSLVLKASTPRELRETLATAEATRDKLVLLEIMMERDDIPRLLKTITEALAESSRK, from the coding sequence GTGAGCGAAACCTACACAGTTGCCGACTACCTCTTCGACCGCGTCGCCGAAGCAGGAGCCTCCGAAGTTTTCGGTGTTCCCGGCGACTTCAACCTGCCCTTCCTCGACAACGTCCTGGCACACCCCAAACTCGACTGGGTGGGCAACAACAACGAACTCAACGCCGGTTACTGCGCCGACGGCTACGCCCGCCTCCGCGGCTTCGCCGCCATGGTCACCACCTTCGGCGTCGGCGAACTATCCGCCATCAACGCCACCGCAGGCTCCTACGCCGAATACGCCCCGGTCCTGCACATCGTCGGCGCCCCCGCCCGCGCCACCCAAGCATCCGGCCTGAAAGTCCATCACACCCTCGGCGACGGAAAATTCACCCACTTCTACGACATGGCCCGCCCCGTCACCTGCGCCCAAGCATGGCTGACCCCCGCCAATGCCGCCTCCGAAATCGACCGCGTCATCCGCACCATCCTCGTGGAACGACGCCCCGGCTACCTCCTGCTCAGCCCCGACGTGGCCCGCGCCCCCATCTACCGCCCGGACACCACGCTGACCGCCGACATGGACAGCGTCACCTCCTCCGCCGCGCTGACCGCCTTCGAACAAGCCGCCACCGAATTCCTGGCCGGCACCACCGCCACCGTGCTGGCCGACCTCCTCGTCCACCGCCTCGGCGCCCAAAAAACCCTCACCGACTTCCTCGCCACCAGCAAACTGCCCTACGCCACCCTCGCCTGGGGCAAAACACTGGTCAACGAGTCCAGCCCCAACTTCGCCGGCGTCTACGCCGGCCGCGCATCCTCCGAACGCGCCCGCGAAGCCGTCGAAGACTGCGAACGCCTCATCACCTGCGGCGTCGAATTCACCGACAACACCACCGCAGGCTTCTCCATGAAGCTCGACGCCGACCGCATCATCCAAATCGACGCCTCCCAAGCCACCGTCGGCGGCCGCCCCTTCGCACCGATCCACATCAAAGACGCCATCGCCGCAGTCAGCCGCGCAGCCGACAAAGCCGGAGTCACCGCACACCAACTGCAACCCGTCGTCAAGGAACAACAAACCCCCATCGACGAAGACAGCCAACTCAAACAAGACGACCTGTGGGAAATCTTCTCCGAATGGCTGCCCAGCGACTCCATCGTCGTCGCCGACCAAGGCACCAGCTTCTTCGGCATGGCCGACCGCAACATGCCCGACGGCTCCATGTTCATCGGCCAGCCACTCTGGGGCTCCATCGGCTACACCCTGCCCGCCGCCCTCGGCGCCGGCATCGCCGACCGAAACCGCCGCAGCGTCCTGCTCATCGGCGACGGCTCCGCCCAGCTGTCCGTCCAGGAAATCTCCGTCATGCTGCGCGAAAAAATCAACCCGCTGCTGATCATCATCAACAACTCCGGCTACACCGTCGAACGCGCCATCCACGGACCCAACCAGGAATACAACGACATCGCCACCTACGACTGGCAAAAAGTCCCGGCAGCCCTCGGCGGAAACGACAACAACAGCCTCGTCCTCAAAGCAAGCACCCCCCGCGAACTCCGCGAAACGCTCGCCACCGCTGAGGCCACCCGCGACAAACTCGTCCTGCTAGAAATCATGATGGAACGCGACGACATCCCCCGCCTGCTCAAGACCATCACCGAAGCACTCGCGGAATCCAGCCGCAAATAA
- a CDS encoding peptidylprolyl isomerase — MDIADINCEYTPTRSASREVSLPSVKAPTHQVDLSLVTNQGTMEVKLDPKKAPCAVNAISHLADEKYFDDTVCHRVTTGGGLFVLQCGDPSGSGSGGPGFEFHDEYPVSQSNSTGLYTAGTVAMANAGRNTNGSQFFIVYKDSKLPPSYTVLGHLAAGSLEVVEGIAAKGTADGGPDGAPAQPVVIESARATYH, encoded by the coding sequence GTGGATATTGCGGATATCAACTGTGAGTACACTCCGACGCGCTCTGCGTCCCGGGAGGTGTCTTTGCCGTCGGTGAAGGCTCCGACTCATCAGGTGGATCTGTCTTTGGTGACCAACCAGGGCACGATGGAGGTGAAGTTGGATCCGAAGAAGGCTCCGTGTGCGGTGAATGCGATTAGCCATTTGGCGGATGAGAAGTATTTTGATGACACGGTGTGTCACCGGGTGACTACTGGTGGTGGCTTGTTTGTGTTGCAGTGCGGTGATCCGAGCGGTTCTGGTAGTGGTGGGCCGGGGTTTGAGTTTCATGATGAGTACCCGGTGAGCCAGTCGAATTCGACGGGGTTGTATACGGCGGGAACTGTGGCGATGGCTAATGCTGGCCGCAATACCAATGGTTCGCAGTTTTTTATTGTGTATAAGGATTCGAAGTTGCCTCCGAGTTATACCGTGTTGGGTCATTTGGCTGCGGGCAGCCTGGAGGTGGTTGAGGGGATCGCGGCGAAGGGTACTGCCGATGGTGGTCCGGATGGTGCACCTGCGCAGCCGGTGGTGATTGAGTCGGCTCGGGCGACGTATCACTAG
- a CDS encoding Maf family protein, whose protein sequence is MRIVLASTSASRLSVLRSGGVEPVLAAPVGVDEDALLDSLSDASAAEKVAQLARAKAHAVAGKFPGEVVIGGDSMLLIEGQLQGKPHTPEVAIERWKNQRGKTAELLSGHCLIGPEGQEYVETASTTLRFASPSDADIAAYVATGEPLPCAGAFTLEAIGGWFIDNIDGDPSGVIGLSLPVVRRGLYSFGLDVHEFFSPELTRPAT, encoded by the coding sequence ATGCGTATTGTTTTGGCTTCGACCTCTGCTTCCCGTCTCAGTGTTTTGCGTAGCGGCGGTGTGGAGCCGGTGCTGGCTGCCCCGGTCGGTGTCGACGAGGACGCGCTGCTGGATAGCTTGAGTGATGCCTCCGCTGCGGAAAAGGTTGCACAGCTGGCGCGGGCGAAAGCTCACGCGGTGGCAGGCAAGTTTCCTGGCGAGGTAGTCATCGGTGGGGATTCGATGCTGCTGATCGAGGGGCAGTTGCAGGGCAAGCCGCATACCCCCGAGGTCGCTATTGAGCGGTGGAAGAATCAGCGTGGCAAGACCGCTGAGTTGCTCAGCGGTCACTGCTTGATCGGCCCAGAGGGCCAAGAGTACGTAGAAACTGCTTCCACGACTTTGCGTTTCGCGTCCCCCTCGGATGCCGATATTGCGGCTTATGTGGCCACTGGGGAGCCTCTGCCGTGCGCTGGGGCGTTCACGTTGGAAGCTATCGGTGGCTGGTTTATCGACAATATTGATGGGGATCCTTCGGGCGTGATCGGGCTTTCGCTGCCGGTGGTGCGGCGGGGACTCTATTCCTTCGGGTTGGATGTGCACGAGTTTTTCTCCCCGGAGTTGACGCGACCAGCTACCTAA
- a CDS encoding acyl-CoA carboxylase subunit epsilon, which translates to MSENPTTGEDATTPEEKPKAPFLTVLKGNPDDVQVATLTAVFATMANNAAGAKEGERDRNLWGSLEERLRRPMTYNPTAFRNVSFY; encoded by the coding sequence ATGAGCGAGAACCCCACCACCGGTGAGGACGCCACCACCCCTGAGGAGAAGCCCAAGGCTCCTTTCCTCACGGTGCTTAAAGGCAACCCGGATGATGTTCAGGTTGCGACCTTGACCGCTGTGTTCGCCACCATGGCTAACAACGCAGCTGGCGCCAAGGAAGGCGAGCGTGACCGCAACCTGTGGGGCAGCTTGGAAGAGCGCCTGCGTCGCCCCATGACGTACAACCCCACCGCGTTCCGCAACGTCAGCTTCTACTAA
- a CDS encoding acyl-CoA carboxylase subunit beta translates to MTAAQNTTGAAAPDLTTTAGKLADLRARIAETQAPMGEASVAKVHDAGKKTARERIEYLLDEGSFVEVDALARHRSKNFGLDAKRPVTDGVVTGYGTIDGRKVCVFSQDGAVFGGALGEVYGEKIVKIMDLAIKTGVPLIGINEGAGARIQEGVVSLGLYSQIFFRNTQASGVIPQISLIMGACAGGHVYSPALTDFIIMVDKTSKMFITGPDVIKTVTGEEVTQEELGGAGTHMSMSGTSHYTASDDADALDWVRELVSYLPSNNRAEAPRAEADIMVGSIQENITESDLELDTLIPDSPNQPYDMKDVITRIVDDGEFLEIQEGYAENIICGFGRVEGRSVGIVANQPMQFAGCLDIKASEKAARFVRTCDAFNVPIIEFVDVPGFLPGTTQEYDGIIRRGAKLLFAYAEATVGKITVITRKSYGGAYCVMGSKDMGADICLAWPTAQIAVMGAAGAVGFIYRKELKAAAAEGKDVAAVMQDYQKEYEETLVNPYMAAERGFVDAVIPPSETRGQIIEGLRLLDRKVVNVPAKKHGNIPL, encoded by the coding sequence ATGACTGCTGCACAGAACACCACTGGCGCTGCTGCGCCCGATTTGACCACCACCGCCGGCAAGCTTGCCGACCTGCGCGCACGTATCGCAGAGACTCAGGCCCCCATGGGCGAAGCCTCCGTGGCGAAGGTGCACGACGCTGGTAAGAAGACCGCCCGCGAGCGCATCGAATACCTGCTGGACGAAGGCTCCTTCGTCGAGGTCGATGCCCTGGCCCGCCACCGCTCCAAGAACTTCGGCCTCGACGCCAAGCGCCCCGTCACCGACGGTGTTGTCACCGGTTACGGCACCATCGATGGTCGCAAGGTGTGCGTGTTCTCCCAGGACGGCGCCGTGTTCGGTGGCGCCCTCGGTGAGGTTTACGGCGAGAAGATCGTCAAGATCATGGATCTGGCCATCAAGACTGGTGTTCCGCTGATCGGCATTAACGAAGGCGCTGGCGCCCGTATCCAGGAGGGCGTCGTCTCCCTGGGTCTGTACTCCCAGATCTTCTTCCGCAACACCCAGGCTTCCGGTGTCATCCCGCAGATCTCCCTCATCATGGGTGCCTGCGCCGGTGGCCACGTGTACTCCCCTGCCCTGACTGACTTCATCATCATGGTCGACAAGACCTCGAAGATGTTCATCACCGGCCCCGACGTCATCAAGACCGTCACCGGCGAGGAAGTCACCCAGGAAGAGCTGGGTGGCGCTGGTACCCACATGTCCATGTCCGGTACCTCCCACTACACCGCCTCCGACGACGCAGACGCTCTCGACTGGGTCCGCGAGCTGGTCAGCTACCTGCCCAGCAACAACCGCGCTGAGGCTCCCCGCGCGGAGGCCGACATCATGGTTGGTTCCATCCAGGAGAACATCACCGAGTCTGACCTCGAGCTGGATACCCTCATCCCGGATTCCCCGAACCAGCCCTACGACATGAAGGATGTCATCACCCGCATCGTCGACGACGGAGAGTTCTTGGAGATCCAGGAAGGCTACGCCGAGAACATCATCTGTGGCTTCGGTCGCGTCGAAGGCCGTTCCGTCGGCATCGTGGCTAACCAGCCGATGCAGTTCGCCGGCTGCTTGGACATCAAGGCTTCCGAGAAGGCTGCCCGCTTCGTGCGCACCTGTGACGCTTTCAACGTTCCGATCATCGAGTTCGTCGACGTCCCCGGCTTCCTGCCCGGCACCACCCAGGAATACGACGGCATCATCCGCCGTGGCGCGAAGCTGCTGTTCGCTTACGCCGAGGCAACCGTCGGCAAGATCACCGTGATCACCCGCAAGTCCTACGGTGGCGCTTACTGCGTGATGGGCTCCAAGGACATGGGCGCCGACATCTGCCTGGCATGGCCGACCGCACAGATCGCCGTCATGGGTGCCGCTGGCGCCGTCGGCTTCATCTACCGCAAGGAGCTCAAGGCCGCCGCTGCTGAGGGCAAGGATGTGGCCGCCGTCATGCAGGACTACCAGAAGGAATACGAAGAGACTCTGGTCAACCCCTACATGGCTGCCGAGCGTGGCTTCGTTGACGCCGTTATCCCGCCGAGCGAGACCCGCGGCCAGATCATCGAGGGCCTGCGCCTGCTGGACCGCAAGGTTGTTAACGTGCCCGCCAAGAAGCACGGCAACATCCCGCTGTAA
- a CDS encoding class I SAM-dependent methyltransferase, translating into MNSLSHHGSDEHPENHDPGHYFDALAAQWDSPERVARAQALARVMGPHLPADTQIIIDFGCGSGIVGRSLGVRDVIGVEVSEKMREVAASHGVRVYERLDEVPICQVDAIVSSMVLHHVDDVAATLRELVSRVRPLGSVVVADLDAGQEFFHAHMARTDASSPAASDTPDPTAHVFHHGFDRDFFASCLEDAGLVDVRVVDGYTGVKEGSEGEPARQYSVFVASGVKPQ; encoded by the coding sequence GTGAACAGTCTGTCCCACCACGGTTCGGATGAGCATCCGGAAAACCACGACCCGGGCCACTATTTCGATGCGCTGGCCGCGCAGTGGGATTCGCCGGAGAGGGTGGCTCGGGCGCAAGCCTTGGCGCGGGTGATGGGGCCACATTTGCCGGCGGATACCCAGATCATTATCGATTTTGGGTGTGGTAGCGGCATCGTTGGTCGCAGCCTGGGGGTGCGCGACGTTATTGGTGTCGAGGTCTCGGAAAAGATGCGCGAGGTTGCAGCATCCCATGGGGTGCGTGTCTACGAGCGCCTCGATGAGGTTCCGATCTGCCAGGTTGATGCCATTGTTAGTTCGATGGTGCTGCACCACGTGGATGATGTGGCTGCAACGCTGCGGGAGCTGGTTTCCAGGGTGCGTCCGCTCGGCAGCGTGGTGGTGGCCGATTTGGATGCGGGGCAAGAGTTTTTCCACGCCCACATGGCGCGCACTGACGCCAGCTCCCCAGCGGCCTCGGATACTCCGGATCCGACAGCCCACGTGTTCCACCATGGTTTCGACCGGGATTTCTTTGCTTCCTGTTTGGAGGATGCGGGCCTGGTCGATGTCCGTGTGGTCGATGGGTATACCGGGGTCAAAGAGGGCAGCGAGGGGGAGCCCGCGCGGCAGTATTCCGTGTTTGTGGCTTCTGGGGTCAAACCGCAGTAG
- the lysX gene encoding bifunctional lysylphosphatidylglycerol synthetase/lysine--tRNA ligase LysX, with protein MRTHSFPQRLAVKYFPHYLYTTAFLIVLAHLFYSWEAVRKVFWVAEFIFPLQGESILTALFLAVIAHALARRKRVGWWLALLYTSLELVSAIAVIVATESNFQGFAEIIDTDEYAKIFTTTAILLVFVIALLISRRHFTARLAEKSITAMLYTVIAGIAATTIVVLAVAFALATAHHEHFNAAQALRRYFIGGDPLPGADHSQIPDVIVSVGIGATVILALVVLMRARAVTTFTDLDEELRLRELLINGADSGEADSLGYFATRRDKGSVFGADGKAVITYRSLMGVCLASGDPVGPRDHWPSAIDAYLKHTADKGLAPAVVGVSKKGAEAFAAAGLKARIIGDEAILNTDTFDLNDPQLKAVRHAVKRVRDAGYTVRVRRHRDLSDTEMHRLISLADQWRQNGDDRGFSMALNRLGDPLDGACVFVEALDSDGNSRGLLSFVPWGRTGLSLDVMRRDVDHAENGVTEFMVASLMDNARELGISRVSLNFAALREIIAAGEDVGATFLQRMGRSLVSAVSKKFQIEQLYRSNLKYNPIWAPRYLCWRDTGDLASIGIAIGLAEGQLSLPFLHEPDITQPIYPADDPRIVAFLEQAKAHIPERRVPEQVRHRMAVRENILAHGEDAYPAHFDREYSLEDLAQLPAGSPVTTAGRIIGRSDHGGVIFLRIQDFHGATQIICERDTLGQETMTRLRRELSIGDHIGARGTTGTSRTGTPSIIATSVTLTAKSLRPLPNMHQGLSNEETKVRQRYLDLIVNEDARRQVEARSAIIHSLRSTLMGEKFLEVETPLLQTIHGGANARPFKTHINAYDMGLYLRIAPELYLKRLMVGGVDRVFEIGRNFRNEGADATHNPEFTMLEAYAAYGDYNSMRELTRELIINAALAANGHTRVTGRGPDGAEHSIDLADPWRVVTVHGGIAEATGRNITPDTSKEELIELAAEYAVPVDPEASRGAIVIELHEHLAERFAIAPTFFCDFPTDVSPLTRQHRTDPRVAEKWDLICFGAEVATAYSELIDPVIQRQRLVNQSLLAAGGDPEAMEVDEDFLLALEYAMPPSGGMGMGVDRLVMMLTEKNIRETIIFPLVKPQQ; from the coding sequence ATGCGCACCCACAGTTTCCCCCAACGCCTCGCGGTGAAATACTTCCCGCACTACCTGTACACCACCGCGTTCCTGATCGTCCTAGCGCACCTGTTCTACAGCTGGGAAGCAGTCCGCAAGGTCTTCTGGGTCGCCGAATTCATCTTCCCCCTCCAGGGCGAATCCATCCTGACCGCACTTTTCCTCGCCGTCATCGCCCACGCCCTCGCCCGCCGCAAACGCGTCGGCTGGTGGCTCGCCCTGCTCTACACCTCCCTCGAACTGGTCTCAGCCATCGCCGTCATCGTCGCAACGGAAAGCAACTTCCAAGGCTTCGCCGAGATCATCGACACCGACGAATACGCCAAAATCTTCACCACCACCGCCATCCTGCTGGTCTTCGTCATCGCCCTGCTCATCTCCCGGCGGCACTTCACCGCGCGACTCGCCGAAAAATCCATCACCGCGATGCTCTACACCGTCATCGCCGGCATCGCCGCCACCACCATCGTCGTCCTCGCCGTCGCTTTCGCCCTGGCCACCGCACACCACGAACACTTCAACGCCGCCCAGGCGCTACGCCGCTACTTCATCGGCGGCGACCCCCTGCCAGGTGCAGACCACTCCCAAATCCCCGACGTCATTGTCTCCGTCGGCATCGGTGCCACCGTCATCCTCGCCCTCGTCGTCCTCATGCGCGCCCGCGCCGTCACCACCTTCACCGACCTCGACGAAGAACTCCGCCTGCGCGAACTGCTCATCAACGGCGCCGACTCCGGCGAAGCCGACTCCCTCGGCTACTTCGCCACCCGCCGCGATAAAGGCTCGGTATTTGGTGCCGACGGCAAAGCCGTCATCACCTACCGCAGCCTCATGGGCGTGTGCCTCGCCTCCGGCGACCCCGTCGGCCCCCGCGACCACTGGCCCAGCGCCATCGACGCCTACCTCAAACACACCGCCGACAAAGGCCTAGCCCCCGCGGTCGTCGGCGTATCCAAAAAAGGCGCCGAAGCCTTCGCCGCCGCCGGACTCAAAGCCCGCATCATCGGCGACGAAGCCATCCTCAACACCGACACCTTCGACCTGAACGACCCGCAGCTCAAAGCCGTCCGCCACGCCGTCAAACGCGTCCGCGACGCCGGCTACACCGTCCGGGTACGCCGCCACCGCGACCTGTCCGACACCGAAATGCACCGCCTGATCAGCCTGGCCGACCAGTGGCGCCAAAACGGCGACGACCGCGGCTTCTCCATGGCACTCAACCGGCTTGGCGACCCCCTCGACGGTGCCTGTGTGTTCGTCGAAGCCCTCGACAGCGACGGCAACTCCCGCGGCCTGCTGTCCTTCGTCCCCTGGGGCCGCACCGGCCTATCCCTCGACGTGATGCGCCGCGACGTCGACCACGCCGAAAACGGAGTCACCGAATTCATGGTGGCCTCCCTCATGGACAACGCCCGCGAACTCGGCATCAGCCGCGTCAGCCTCAACTTCGCCGCCTTGCGCGAAATCATCGCGGCCGGCGAAGACGTGGGCGCCACCTTCCTGCAACGCATGGGGCGCAGCCTGGTATCCGCGGTGTCGAAAAAATTCCAGATCGAACAGCTCTACCGCTCCAACCTGAAATACAACCCCATCTGGGCGCCCCGCTACTTGTGCTGGCGGGATACCGGCGACTTAGCCAGCATCGGCATTGCCATCGGGCTGGCCGAAGGCCAACTATCGCTGCCCTTCCTCCACGAACCCGACATCACCCAACCGATATACCCGGCCGACGATCCCCGCATCGTGGCATTCCTGGAACAAGCCAAAGCCCACATCCCCGAACGCCGCGTCCCCGAACAAGTGCGACACCGCATGGCCGTGCGCGAAAACATCCTCGCCCACGGCGAAGATGCCTACCCCGCCCATTTCGACCGCGAATACAGCCTCGAAGACCTCGCCCAGCTGCCCGCCGGCAGCCCCGTGACCACCGCCGGCCGCATCATCGGCCGCAGCGACCACGGCGGCGTCATCTTCCTGCGCATCCAGGACTTCCACGGCGCCACCCAAATCATCTGCGAACGCGACACCCTCGGGCAAGAAACCATGACCCGGCTGCGCCGCGAACTGTCCATCGGCGACCACATCGGCGCCCGCGGCACCACCGGCACCTCCCGCACCGGCACCCCCTCCATCATCGCCACATCCGTCACCCTCACCGCGAAATCACTGCGCCCCCTGCCCAACATGCACCAGGGGCTGAGCAACGAAGAAACCAAGGTGCGGCAACGCTACCTCGACCTCATCGTCAACGAGGACGCCCGCCGACAAGTCGAAGCCCGCAGCGCCATCATCCATTCGCTGCGCAGCACCCTAATGGGCGAAAAATTCCTCGAGGTCGAAACCCCGCTGCTACAAACCATCCATGGCGGCGCCAACGCCCGCCCCTTCAAAACCCACATCAACGCCTACGATATGGGCCTCTACCTGCGCATCGCCCCAGAGCTATACCTGAAAAGGCTCATGGTCGGCGGAGTTGACCGGGTCTTTGAAATCGGCCGCAACTTCCGCAACGAAGGCGCCGACGCCACCCACAACCCCGAATTCACCATGCTGGAGGCCTACGCCGCCTACGGCGACTACAACAGCATGCGCGAGTTGACCCGCGAACTAATCATCAACGCCGCCCTCGCCGCCAACGGACACACCCGAGTCACCGGACGCGGACCCGACGGTGCCGAACACTCCATCGATCTGGCCGACCCCTGGCGAGTAGTCACCGTGCACGGCGGCATCGCCGAAGCCACCGGGCGCAACATCACCCCGGACACCAGCAAGGAAGAACTGATCGAACTGGCCGCAGAATACGCGGTGCCAGTAGATCCGGAAGCCAGCCGCGGCGCGATCGTCATCGAACTCCACGAACACCTCGCGGAACGCTTCGCCATCGCCCCCACCTTCTTCTGTGACTTCCCCACCGACGTCTCGCCCCTGACACGCCAACACCGCACCGATCCGCGAGTGGCAGAAAAATGGGACCTGATCTGCTTCGGCGCGGAAGTGGCCACCGCCTACTCGGAACTCATCGACCCCGTCATCCAGCGGCAACGACTAGTCAACCAGTCCCTGTTGGCCGCCGGTGGCGACCCGGAAGCCATGGAAGTCGACGAGGATTTCCTGCTTGCCCTCGAATACGCCATGCCGCCTTCAGGAGGCATGGGCATGGGCGTCGACCGACTGGTGATGATGCTCACCGAGAAAAACATCCGCGAAACCATCATCTTCCCGCTGGTCAAACCGCAGCAATAG
- a CDS encoding SA1002 family membrane protein, with amino-acid sequence MATLFNLLAALFVVTFVGILIKPRGGTRGPILVLKVFAQLLLTAAECILFILLIISIIGTTFWIFYLTTDTGPDPDLSFSPDTVMLPTLAVLAITGASAAWAHRHLTRIWPALQPSEEETEMAEYVIQWSTIYLTVYQLLFQTLSDSARALADSEGIKVIIDTALNPNNINLIIMPLLFSVWMALAIEKLHKNFPTNSEELPTLTQP; translated from the coding sequence ATGGCAACCCTGTTCAACCTCCTCGCGGCACTATTCGTCGTCACCTTCGTCGGCATCCTCATCAAACCGCGCGGCGGAACACGCGGCCCCATCCTGGTGCTCAAAGTCTTCGCACAACTCCTCCTCACCGCCGCCGAATGCATCCTGTTTATCCTGCTGATCATCAGCATCATCGGCACCACCTTTTGGATCTTCTACCTCACCACCGACACCGGCCCCGACCCAGACCTCTCGTTTTCCCCCGACACCGTCATGCTGCCCACCCTGGCAGTACTGGCCATCACCGGCGCCAGCGCCGCCTGGGCCCACCGCCACCTCACCCGCATCTGGCCCGCACTCCAGCCCAGCGAAGAAGAAACCGAGATGGCTGAATACGTCATCCAATGGTCCACCATCTACCTCACCGTCTACCAGCTGCTCTTCCAAACCCTCAGCGACTCCGCCCGCGCACTCGCCGACAGCGAAGGCATCAAAGTCATCATCGACACCGCGCTGAACCCCAACAACATCAACCTCATCATCATGCCGCTGCTGTTCTCCGTGTGGATGGCCCTAGCCATCGAAAAACTCCACAAAAACTTCCCCACCAACAGCGAAGAACTACCCACCCTCACCCAGCCCTAA
- a CDS encoding class I SAM-dependent methyltransferase: MAPTLTPTERTMLVTLLARARESASYTPLFIDDMALELVRKIPHIADTDTIDASTHNGVVVRTKVMDELTRDFLSEHPTAIIINLGAGLCTRFYRVDTGAIDCYNIDLPHATELRTQLLPPHPRNHNIAANILDHDWVNTIDAQGRKVLIIAEGVTMFLTPLQIQHLLNLLSDTFPGARVLLDLLSAKVVGHSMMVKSVHATGARFAFGVHDARDITQIEPRMIYIDQISMARYKETKIPIYKIIKHIPLIANISNRIGIFDIAHTHLSARRVGLT; encoded by the coding sequence ATGGCACCAACACTGACACCCACCGAGCGCACCATGCTCGTCACCCTCCTCGCCCGCGCACGCGAATCAGCCTCCTACACCCCGCTATTCATCGACGACATGGCGCTCGAACTCGTGCGCAAAATCCCCCACATCGCCGACACCGACACCATCGACGCCTCCACCCACAACGGCGTCGTCGTCCGCACCAAAGTCATGGACGAACTCACCCGCGACTTCCTCAGCGAACACCCCACCGCCATCATCATCAACCTCGGCGCCGGCCTATGCACCCGCTTCTACCGCGTCGACACCGGCGCCATCGACTGCTACAACATCGACCTGCCCCACGCCACCGAACTACGCACCCAACTACTGCCCCCACACCCCCGCAACCACAACATCGCCGCCAACATCCTCGACCACGACTGGGTCAACACCATCGACGCACAAGGACGCAAAGTCCTCATCATCGCCGAAGGCGTCACCATGTTCCTCACCCCGCTGCAAATCCAACACCTCCTCAACCTCCTCAGCGACACCTTCCCCGGCGCCCGCGTCCTCCTCGACCTGCTCTCCGCCAAAGTCGTCGGCCACAGCATGATGGTCAAATCCGTCCACGCCACCGGAGCCCGCTTCGCCTTCGGCGTCCACGACGCCCGCGACATCACCCAGATCGAGCCCCGCATGATCTACATCGACCAAATCAGCATGGCCCGCTACAAAGAAACCAAAATCCCCATCTACAAAATCATCAAACACATCCCCCTGATCGCCAACATCAGCAACCGCATCGGCATCTTCGACATCGCCCACACCCACCTCAGCGCCCGCCGCGTCGGACTCACCTAA